One genomic region from Syntrophomonadaceae bacterium encodes:
- the nadD gene encoding nicotinate-nucleotide adenylyltransferase → MGGTFDPVHLGHLVTAEEARDHFRLDQVIFVPAGMPPHKKDYAITDAVHRYEMTKLAIASNPYFQISDVEIKRPGNSYAIDTVSYFAKAYGKNCLLFFITGADAILEILTWKQVHRLVGLCEFIAATRPGYNLELDPTLEQLPPVARDRIHQLEVPALAISSTDIRCRVQEKRTIKYLLPEAVENYILAKGIYSKFGDGS, encoded by the coding sequence ATGGGCGGAACCTTCGATCCAGTTCACCTGGGGCACTTGGTTACGGCTGAGGAAGCGCGAGATCATTTTCGGCTGGATCAGGTGATATTTGTGCCTGCCGGTATGCCGCCTCATAAGAAAGATTATGCAATTACCGATGCGGTTCACAGGTATGAAATGACAAAACTGGCTATTGCGTCCAACCCTTATTTTCAAATTTCTGATGTGGAAATAAAGCGTCCCGGAAACTCTTATGCTATTGATACGGTATCATATTTTGCCAAAGCCTATGGCAAAAACTGCCTCTTATTCTTTATCACCGGGGCGGATGCAATTCTAGAGATCCTGACCTGGAAACAGGTTCACCGCCTGGTTGGTCTATGCGAGTTCATCGCTGCTACCAGGCCAGGTTATAACCTTGAGCTCGATCCGACTCTTGAACAGCTTCCTCCGGTAGCCAGAGACAGGATTCATCAGCTTGAGGTGCCTGCTTTAGCCATTTCGTCTACCGATATCCGCTGCCGGGTACAAGAAAAGAGAACCATCAAGTACTTATTGCCTGAAGCGGTAGAAAACTATATTCTTGCAAAAGGGATTTACAGTAAATTCGGGGACGGTTCTTGA
- a CDS encoding glutamate-5-semialdehyde dehydrogenase: MDDKLREKLFAQGRLAREAARKLGLMPAEAKNKALLAMAAAVEEQERDILAANQIDMENARGKGMSGALLDRLLLNSQRVKGMANALREVAILPDPVGEVVRMWTRPNGLQIGQIRVPLGVVGMIYEARPNVTVDAAALCLKTGNAVILRGGSEALQSNLAIIKALGQAVAGSKLPEGSFQLIETAEREAITIMFEMRDFLDVLIPRGGAGLIQAVVNNSRVPVIETGVGNCHIFIDESANPQMAEEIVVNAKTQRPGVCNAVETLLVHKREAEKILPGLGRRLVELGVEIRGCRLTQELLPEAKPATEEDWETEYLALVLAVKVVESLEEALNHISRYGTKHSEAIVTSDYQRARRFLQEVDAAAVYVNASTRFTDGGEYGLGAEIGISTQKLHARGPMGLETLTSIKYIVYGDGQIRR, from the coding sequence TTGGACGATAAACTGCGAGAAAAGCTATTTGCCCAGGGACGATTGGCCAGGGAGGCAGCCAGAAAACTGGGATTGATGCCGGCAGAAGCTAAGAACAAAGCTTTGCTTGCTATGGCGGCAGCTGTTGAAGAGCAGGAACGGGACATCTTAGCGGCTAATCAAATTGACATGGAAAATGCCAGGGGAAAAGGAATGTCGGGAGCCTTGCTGGATCGATTGCTGTTAAACAGCCAGCGAGTAAAAGGGATGGCTAATGCTTTGCGGGAAGTTGCCATTTTGCCTGATCCGGTTGGTGAGGTAGTTCGGATGTGGACACGTCCGAACGGCCTGCAAATTGGCCAAATCAGAGTTCCTTTAGGGGTAGTCGGCATGATTTACGAAGCAAGGCCAAATGTAACTGTCGATGCGGCAGCCCTCTGTTTGAAAACGGGAAATGCCGTTATTCTAAGGGGAGGCTCAGAAGCTCTGCAGTCAAATTTGGCTATTATCAAGGCCTTAGGCCAGGCTGTGGCCGGCAGCAAACTGCCGGAAGGAAGCTTCCAGTTAATTGAGACTGCTGAAAGAGAAGCAATTACGATCATGTTTGAAATGCGGGACTTTTTAGATGTATTGATTCCCAGGGGCGGCGCCGGGTTAATCCAGGCGGTGGTAAACAATTCAAGGGTACCGGTAATCGAAACCGGAGTTGGCAATTGCCATATTTTTATTGACGAAAGCGCTAACCCGCAAATGGCAGAAGAGATTGTGGTGAACGCTAAAACCCAGCGCCCGGGAGTATGCAATGCGGTGGAAACCCTCTTGGTGCATAAGAGAGAAGCTGAAAAAATCCTCCCTGGGCTGGGGCGGCGCCTGGTTGAGTTGGGAGTAGAGATCAGAGGCTGCCGGTTGACTCAGGAGTTGCTGCCCGAAGCCAAACCCGCAACAGAAGAGGATTGGGAAACCGAATACCTGGCTTTGGTGTTAGCGGTTAAGGTAGTAGAAAGCCTGGAGGAGGCCCTTAACCATATCAGCCGCTATGGCACCAAGCATTCCGAGGCAATTGTCACCAGTGACTACCAGCGGGCCCGCAGGTTTCTGCAAGAAGTGGATGCCGCCGCGGTTTACGTTAATGCCTCGACCCGGTTTACCGACGGAGGAGAGTACGGTTTAGGAGCTGAGATTGGGATTAGCACGCAAAAGCTTCATGCCAGAGGACCGATGGGATTGGAAACCTTGACAAGTATTAAATACATTGTTTACGGGGATGGCCAGATCAGGCGATAA
- the proB gene encoding glutamate 5-kinase, producing the protein MYEAEARKGLADAKRLVVKVGTSSLTHSTGKLNLAQLERLVRALADLANQGRQVVLVTSGAIGAGMGRLGFNKKPKTIPEKQAAAAVGQGLLMHMYEKLFSEYGYAVGQVLLTRDDMNNRGRFLNARNALLTLLQYRVIPVVNENDTVAIEEMRVGDNDTLSALVAGLVDADLLVLLSDIDGLYNGDPRTDETARIIPLVREINPEIEGLAGGAGSALGTGGMGTKIAAAKIAMNSGIPMVIANGKRADILAGLLAGEALGTLFVPKETRLHTKERWIAFGSPVQGEIRVDQGAFKAIRLTGKSLLPIGITGVEGNFEPGNVVSIKAPDGTEIARGMVNYSGEEIRRIKGRKTAEIAAVLGYKDYDEVIHRDNLVVSQN; encoded by the coding sequence ATGTATGAGGCAGAAGCCCGTAAGGGCTTGGCTGATGCAAAGAGACTGGTGGTTAAAGTCGGTACCAGTTCCTTGACTCATAGTACCGGCAAGCTAAACTTGGCTCAACTGGAGCGGCTGGTGCGGGCACTGGCCGACCTGGCGAACCAGGGACGCCAGGTAGTCCTGGTAACATCGGGAGCCATTGGGGCTGGGATGGGCAGATTAGGATTCAACAAAAAGCCGAAAACAATTCCCGAAAAACAAGCTGCCGCAGCAGTTGGTCAGGGACTGTTAATGCATATGTATGAGAAACTGTTCAGTGAGTACGGTTATGCTGTGGGTCAGGTTTTGCTTACCAGGGACGATATGAATAACCGGGGGCGTTTCCTGAATGCCAGGAATGCCTTGCTGACCCTGCTCCAGTACCGGGTCATTCCGGTAGTCAATGAGAACGATACTGTGGCGATTGAAGAGATGCGGGTAGGAGATAATGATACTCTTTCAGCTCTGGTGGCGGGTTTGGTTGATGCAGACCTCTTGGTGCTGTTGTCTGATATCGATGGCCTATATAACGGTGACCCAAGGACAGACGAAACAGCAAGGATAATTCCGCTGGTGCGGGAAATTAACCCGGAAATAGAGGGACTTGCTGGCGGAGCTGGTTCTGCCCTCGGTACCGGGGGGATGGGCACCAAGATTGCAGCTGCTAAAATCGCAATGAATTCCGGCATTCCGATGGTAATTGCTAATGGCAAACGGGCTGATATCCTGGCCGGGTTGCTGGCAGGGGAAGCCTTGGGAACTCTATTTGTTCCCAAAGAAACCCGCCTGCACACCAAAGAAAGATGGATTGCCTTTGGTTCCCCCGTGCAGGGCGAAATTCGTGTGGACCAAGGGGCTTTCAAGGCCATACGGTTAACTGGGAAGAGCCTCCTGCCGATAGGTATTACTGGTGTTGAAGGCAATTTTGAGCCTGGCAATGTGGTTAGCATCAAAGCTCCGGACGGCACCGAAATTGCCAGGGGAATGGTCAATTATAGCGGGGAAGAAATCCGGCGGATCAAGGGACGTAAGACAGCCGAGATAGCTGCTGTCTTAGGCTATAAAGATTATGACGAGGTCATTCATAGGGATAACCTGGTAGTTAGCCAGAACTAA
- the yhbY gene encoding ribosome assembly RNA-binding protein YhbY: MAALSGKQKRYLRAMGTGLEAIVQVGKGGLNDNVLRQLDEALEARELVKAKVLQNCEEETEQVASDLAQGTGADLVQVIGRTLLFYRPSKKKPQIQLP; this comes from the coding sequence ATGGCAGCTTTAAGCGGAAAACAAAAGCGGTATTTAAGAGCTATGGGGACGGGCCTGGAGGCAATTGTTCAGGTAGGCAAGGGAGGGCTGAATGACAATGTCCTGCGTCAACTCGATGAGGCTCTGGAAGCCAGAGAACTGGTGAAGGCCAAGGTTTTGCAAAACTGTGAAGAAGAGACTGAACAGGTGGCTTCCGATCTGGCTCAGGGCACCGGAGCCGATCTGGTACAGGTTATTGGCCGCACTCTTCTTTTTTACCGGCCTTCCAAGAAAAAACCCCAGATCCAGCTTCCGTAG